The proteins below are encoded in one region of Ereboglobus luteus:
- a CDS encoding LacI family DNA-binding transcriptional regulator: MSIRKIAAITKLSTATVSLALQNSAKISAATRARVAGAARQIGYRPDAKVAELMSRIRHASKPGDGACFGVISLYDTPRPWEKSLHLARLHEGMSARAGALGYRLEPLWMRAPGMSMRRFRGVLDARGINGLLCFGSPRLDAELPRELDHYAIVTQGLSIRTPLHRVINHAYNDTIRALDRLHEMGYRRPGLLLGEYEDERGGMANASAYLGWCERRLGVPGGVPILRMNRIDEKPLRQWLRCHAPDAIIIAHLYDVLADFSRALAKIGVKVPEDVGTLALSQVLEGTPFSGFQENQRLMGEWAVEMLVSRIINGDFGIPRHPRFEMVESVWIEGESLRPVPRGFA; the protein is encoded by the coding sequence ATGAGCATCCGCAAAATCGCAGCCATCACGAAACTTTCCACAGCGACCGTTTCGCTGGCGCTGCAAAACAGCGCAAAAATATCCGCTGCCACCCGCGCGCGCGTGGCGGGCGCGGCGCGGCAAATCGGTTACAGACCCGATGCAAAGGTGGCCGAGCTCATGAGCCGGATACGTCATGCCTCGAAGCCGGGCGACGGTGCCTGCTTTGGTGTCATTTCACTTTACGACACGCCGCGCCCTTGGGAAAAATCGCTTCACCTCGCCCGTCTGCATGAGGGCATGTCCGCCCGCGCCGGGGCGCTCGGCTATCGGCTGGAGCCGCTCTGGATGCGCGCGCCCGGCATGAGCATGAGGCGTTTTCGCGGCGTGCTTGATGCGCGAGGAATCAACGGGCTTCTTTGCTTTGGCAGTCCGCGGCTTGATGCCGAGCTGCCGCGCGAGCTTGATCATTACGCCATCGTGACACAGGGCCTGAGCATCCGGACGCCGCTGCACCGCGTGATCAACCATGCTTACAACGACACGATCCGCGCGCTCGACCGTCTGCATGAAATGGGCTACCGCCGTCCCGGTCTGCTGCTTGGCGAATACGAGGACGAGCGCGGAGGCATGGCAAACGCGAGCGCGTATCTGGGCTGGTGCGAGCGCAGGCTGGGCGTCCCGGGCGGCGTGCCCATCCTGCGCATGAATCGTATCGATGAAAAGCCGTTGCGCCAGTGGCTGCGCTGCCACGCTCCCGACGCCATTATCATCGCGCATTTGTATGATGTGCTGGCCGATTTTTCCCGCGCGCTCGCGAAGATTGGCGTAAAAGTGCCGGAGGACGTGGGGACGCTTGCGTTGAGCCAGGTGCTGGAGGGCACGCCGTTTTCGGGGTTTCAGGAAAACCAGCGCCTCATGGGGGAGTGGGCCGTCGAGATGCTTGTGTCGCGCATCATCAACGGCGATTTCGGAATCCCCCGGCATCCGCGTTTTGAAATGGTGGAGAGTGTCTGGATCGAGGGAGAATCACTCAGGCCCGTGCCGCGCGGGTTCGCCTAA
- a CDS encoding DUF2612 domain-containing protein, translating into MTSEEIVNYYVDRLILQYRQKPKARATIAAFVREVVAGCLHLRLHDAFDIETAAGKQLDTLAKYIGLTRTFISGELNQEYFGFADYDPKKEQNPNGFRDYSSEFINSKGIWLQYGFDLDTTALLDDVDFRVLLKLKILSNTTDTTLPGMMAAVRQMFDSAVTLEDHKNMTLTYTVNASVITLPRSVLEKTLPRPAGVGITVKIVRSRFSFWRYSYNNYNPKKPNPHPYNTGFRRYAGNLTGGQFTTYQGYDG; encoded by the coding sequence ATGACATCTGAAGAAATCGTAAACTACTACGTCGATCGACTAATTCTGCAATACCGGCAGAAGCCGAAAGCGCGCGCCACCATCGCCGCTTTCGTCCGTGAAGTCGTAGCCGGCTGCTTGCATCTGCGTTTGCACGACGCGTTTGACATCGAAACCGCCGCAGGCAAGCAACTCGATACTTTGGCCAAATACATCGGCCTCACTCGCACCTTCATATCTGGAGAGCTTAATCAGGAGTATTTCGGTTTTGCTGATTATGATCCGAAGAAAGAGCAAAATCCAAACGGATTTCGCGACTACTCAAGCGAGTTTATAAACAGCAAAGGCATCTGGCTCCAATACGGCTTCGACCTGGACACCACTGCCCTACTTGATGACGTTGATTTCCGTGTTCTCCTAAAGCTGAAGATACTCTCCAATACAACCGACACCACCCTTCCGGGCATGATGGCGGCTGTCAGACAGATGTTTGACAGCGCGGTCACCCTTGAGGATCACAAAAACATGACGCTCACCTACACCGTGAACGCCAGTGTCATCACACTTCCCAGGTCCGTCCTCGAAAAAACACTCCCCCGCCCCGCTGGAGTGGGAATTACAGTCAAAATTGTCAGGTCACGTTTCTCCTTCTGGCGTTATTCTTACAACAACTACAACCCCAAAAAACCGAATCCTCATCCGTATAATACAGGTTTCCGGAGATATGCAGGAAATCTCACAGGCGGACAATTTACCACATACCAAGGCTACGATGGCTAA
- a CDS encoding phage baseplate plug family protein: MKLIPPLSDSPRQRFSFVLEDNRRVDFTLQYVSQQRGWFFDLDCEDDFALSGIRLVSSQNILRPWRAIIPFGLAVVTLSEGEPMRQSDLADGTVKLYILEGTDIDYIENLCFARK, encoded by the coding sequence ATGAAACTCATTCCACCGCTCTCAGATTCCCCGCGCCAGCGCTTTAGCTTTGTCCTTGAGGACAATCGCAGGGTGGACTTTACGCTCCAGTATGTATCACAACAGCGCGGTTGGTTCTTCGACTTGGATTGTGAGGACGACTTCGCCCTCTCCGGCATCCGCCTTGTCAGCTCGCAAAACATTCTCCGCCCCTGGCGCGCAATCATCCCCTTTGGCCTTGCCGTTGTCACCCTCTCCGAGGGCGAACCCATGCGCCAGTCCGACCTCGCCGACGGCACCGTGAAGTTGTATATATTGGAGGGCACCGACATTGATTACATTGAAAACCTTTGTTTCGCACGAAAATGA
- a CDS encoding baseplate J/gp47 family protein, with protein MPNTINNNGIQTKPLDEIIESIVEGADGKPGLKAIYGPDINIDSDTPDGQLVNIFALAVKDVLDLAVQTYNSFDPDLAIGRSLDMRCAINGIERQGASYTETTVAITTDRAVTLHGLDNADDTPFTVSDGEGNRYVLKNTAVLSDPVDAEELDFRAEEAGAVICLADTITKQITITPGVTAVNNPNPPKITGVNEESDYSLRSRRSRALSLPAVGTVDGILSSILDVKDVTEAIVYENTSNIEEGGIPAHSIWCIVEGGKKEDIAQAIYMKRNAGCGMKGETKGIIKQENGIEFNVCFDRPIEQPLWIRFNTITIDGGRIASKDYLRNQLVEKLRYSIHQNADITTIAKLAREIVPDVVICDAEVSADNDRPINEKAFHAYVEPESRSHRFVVGKNRIIIDGVVGSDDSGEIDPEDDPDNENENG; from the coding sequence ATGCCTAACACGATAAATAATAATGGAATACAGACAAAGCCCCTCGACGAGATCATCGAGTCCATCGTCGAGGGCGCGGATGGCAAACCCGGCCTCAAGGCCATCTACGGACCCGATATTAACATCGATTCCGACACGCCGGACGGACAGCTTGTCAACATCTTTGCCCTCGCAGTGAAGGACGTGCTCGACCTTGCGGTCCAAACCTACAACAGCTTCGATCCCGACCTCGCCATTGGCCGCTCCCTCGACATGCGATGCGCCATCAACGGCATTGAGCGCCAGGGAGCCTCCTACACTGAAACCACCGTCGCCATCACCACCGACCGCGCTGTCACGCTTCACGGTCTCGACAATGCCGACGACACACCCTTCACCGTCAGCGATGGAGAGGGCAACCGGTATGTGCTCAAAAACACGGCCGTGCTATCCGACCCTGTTGACGCGGAGGAGCTCGATTTTCGAGCCGAGGAAGCCGGCGCGGTAATCTGCCTCGCGGATACAATCACCAAGCAGATCACCATTACGCCCGGTGTCACCGCCGTGAACAATCCCAATCCTCCCAAAATCACAGGTGTCAACGAGGAAAGCGACTATTCCCTGCGCTCACGTCGTTCGCGGGCCCTCTCCCTGCCGGCCGTCGGAACCGTTGACGGCATTCTTTCCTCCATTCTGGACGTCAAGGATGTCACCGAAGCCATTGTTTACGAAAATACATCAAACATCGAGGAAGGCGGCATCCCCGCCCACTCCATCTGGTGCATCGTGGAGGGCGGGAAAAAAGAGGATATCGCCCAAGCCATCTATATGAAACGCAACGCCGGCTGCGGCATGAAGGGCGAGACCAAGGGCATAATAAAACAGGAAAACGGCATCGAGTTTAATGTCTGTTTCGACCGTCCCATCGAACAGCCTCTTTGGATTAGGTTTAACACTATCACGATCGATGGAGGAAGAATCGCATCGAAGGACTATTTGCGAAACCAGCTTGTCGAAAAGCTCAGATATTCCATTCATCAAAACGCCGACATCACTACCATCGCCAAACTGGCGAGGGAAATCGTGCCCGATGTCGTTATTTGCGACGCGGAGGTCTCGGCCGACAATGACAGGCCAATTAATGAAAAGGCCTTTCACGCATACGTCGAACCCGAGTCCAGAAGTCACCGATTTGTCGTTGGCAAGAACCGCATCATTATAGATGGAGTTGTTGGCAGTGACGACTCGGGTGAAATCGACCCCGAGGATGACCCCGATAATGAAAATGAGAATGGCTGA
- a CDS encoding DUF3383 family protein, producing MPEIDITNVIQIDVSTPPAGLSSYNINNLAYFTKETPINAPDAGYAVYLTPSAVASDWGTNSAVYKASVAIFSQSPNILTGGGAFIVILMEDAELLATAIERTKNLVYYSGILTGFDPWVTANSDAETPVVADYDEAIAASNAVQSVNKILFLASPELDALGSNGIFAQIKAANNTHTRMLLYTVENASVNHRLMAAAYAGRAMSTNFSGSNTTATMHLKDLATITPDPLINETVITDCRRIGPDVYVNIAGLPKVFASGANDYFDNVYNLNWFKGAMEVAGFNVLATTSTKVPQTEPGMSLLKGAYRLVCEQALANGFISPGSWNSPELFGDPESLRRNVLERGYYIYSQPVNEQPQADREARKAPLIQIAIKFAGAIHSTNLIIYINR from the coding sequence ATGCCAGAAATCGACATCACAAACGTCATTCAGATCGACGTGAGCACCCCTCCCGCCGGCTTGTCCAGCTATAATATCAATAATCTTGCGTATTTTACGAAAGAGACACCGATCAACGCGCCCGACGCCGGCTATGCTGTTTACCTCACACCATCCGCAGTTGCTTCGGATTGGGGGACGAATAGTGCCGTCTATAAAGCGTCTGTTGCAATTTTCTCGCAGTCGCCCAATATACTTACCGGCGGTGGTGCATTCATAGTAATCCTCATGGAGGATGCCGAACTGCTTGCAACGGCCATTGAACGCACAAAGAATCTCGTTTATTATAGCGGCATTCTCACAGGTTTCGATCCGTGGGTTACCGCGAATAGTGATGCGGAGACTCCTGTTGTGGCCGATTATGATGAGGCTATAGCGGCATCCAATGCCGTGCAATCCGTGAATAAAATCCTTTTTCTGGCCAGTCCGGAGCTGGATGCGCTTGGAAGCAACGGAATTTTCGCACAAATCAAAGCCGCAAATAATACACATACGCGGATGCTCCTCTACACGGTCGAGAATGCGTCCGTCAATCATCGCCTCATGGCCGCTGCCTATGCCGGACGCGCCATGTCCACCAACTTCTCCGGCTCCAATACAACGGCTACCATGCACCTTAAGGATCTGGCCACGATTACTCCGGATCCACTCATCAATGAAACCGTAATTACTGACTGTCGGCGTATCGGCCCCGATGTTTACGTAAATATTGCCGGCTTGCCCAAGGTCTTCGCTAGCGGTGCCAATGACTACTTCGATAATGTATACAACCTTAACTGGTTCAAGGGCGCGATGGAAGTTGCAGGCTTCAATGTCCTCGCCACCACCTCAACCAAGGTGCCGCAAACCGAACCCGGCATGAGTCTCCTCAAGGGCGCTTACCGCCTCGTTTGCGAGCAGGCTCTTGCCAATGGATTCATCAGCCCCGGTTCGTGGAATTCGCCCGAGCTTTTTGGAGATCCTGAATCCCTGCGGCGCAATGTTCTGGAGCGCGGATATTACATATACTCGCAGCCTGTTAATGAACAGCCGCAGGCGGACCGTGAGGCCCGCAAGGCTCCGCTGATTCAAATCGCCATCAAGTTCGCCGGGGCAATTCACAGCACCAACCTTATTATCTATATTAATCGATAA
- a CDS encoding phage baseplate protein, giving the protein MSYKSNIRALNDVTQTAGTFSALSKKFTALVRPDNAPPGIAGYVFNIVQDDTVELTSDISQYVMEDKKIAQDNITLKPASVQVTGLVAEVHSTPPAFLGEVLPYVQALDPIAAYVPRFATSANKIYNEAERIEREGRKVWQQAKNLWSLYKNTYSTEQENIAKNRAVKGAASDYKTYNKDEERTQLESRQKEAFEFFHHLWVNKQLVTVETPWGIYNDMAIESLSVKQTGTSSYTSTFTMKFRHIRIIGDTKAEAPEKEAAPGRFKNLKSKVAAIGTVLGAAVPVGAIIWDNKQHNDPDKKPKQEESPEEPSEETPEPENPDPDKPDEETSGNENAG; this is encoded by the coding sequence ATGTCATACAAGTCCAACATTCGAGCCCTCAATGATGTTACGCAGACGGCTGGCACGTTTAGCGCGCTCTCCAAAAAATTCACCGCTCTCGTCCGTCCCGACAATGCACCGCCGGGCATTGCTGGCTACGTTTTTAATATCGTGCAGGATGACACGGTTGAGCTCACCTCGGACATCTCCCAGTATGTCATGGAGGACAAAAAAATCGCACAGGACAATATCACCCTCAAACCCGCGTCCGTTCAGGTTACCGGCCTCGTGGCCGAGGTGCATAGCACGCCTCCCGCATTTCTTGGCGAGGTCCTACCCTATGTTCAGGCCCTTGATCCTATTGCAGCTTATGTTCCCCGGTTCGCCACTAGTGCCAATAAGATCTACAATGAGGCGGAGCGTATTGAGCGCGAAGGCCGCAAGGTGTGGCAGCAGGCAAAAAATCTTTGGAGTTTGTATAAAAATACCTATAGCACGGAACAAGAAAATATTGCGAAAAATCGCGCCGTCAAGGGAGCAGCAAGCGATTATAAAACATATAACAAAGACGAAGAGCGCACACAACTGGAAAGTCGGCAGAAGGAGGCGTTTGAGTTTTTCCACCACCTCTGGGTAAACAAGCAGCTTGTCACCGTCGAGACTCCGTGGGGCATCTATAATGATATGGCAATAGAATCCCTATCTGTTAAACAGACCGGAACTTCATCTTATACATCCACATTCACGATGAAATTCAGGCATATCCGTATTATCGGAGATACCAAGGCTGAGGCCCCGGAAAAGGAAGCCGCACCCGGACGTTTTAAAAACCTAAAGAGCAAAGTGGCCGCCATTGGCACGGTCCTCGGCGCCGCTGTTCCCGTGGGCGCCATTATATGGGATAATAAGCAGCATAATGACCCTGATAAAAAACCGAAGCAGGAAGAATCACCCGAAGAACCATCCGAGGAAACACCGGAGCCAGAAAATCCAGATCCGGATAAACCAGATGAAGAAACATCCGGGAACGAAAATGCCGGATGA
- a CDS encoding carbohydrate-binding protein produces the protein MKIEQPNTSQATPLTLKPDNGKVLKLLEANVYFANAFLDDAIDPKTLFTEVPTGQVPISMGSLRYQHTILKAAGVDIDKESTDTSVTPWTLGMLLLSKQKVSYGGLNYTVIQGHTTQSDWTPPLTPSLFSEMKDSDKNGAAEWKQPTGAHDAYALGTKVAHNGKTWESTVDGNTWEPGLHGWKDVS, from the coding sequence ATGAAAATCGAACAACCGAATACATCACAAGCAACACCGCTCACACTGAAACCAGATAATGGCAAGGTGCTTAAACTTCTTGAAGCAAATGTCTATTTTGCAAACGCATTCTTGGACGATGCGATTGATCCCAAAACTCTCTTTACAGAAGTGCCCACAGGGCAAGTTCCCATTAGTATGGGGTCGCTACGCTACCAACACACAATCCTCAAGGCGGCGGGCGTGGATATCGACAAAGAATCCACAGATACATCCGTGACACCATGGACTCTGGGCATGCTTTTGCTGTCAAAGCAAAAAGTATCCTATGGCGGACTAAATTATACTGTTATACAAGGACATACAACCCAGAGCGATTGGACGCCGCCACTAACGCCCTCCCTGTTTTCGGAAATGAAGGACAGCGACAAAAACGGCGCTGCCGAATGGAAACAACCCACAGGTGCGCACGATGCATATGCACTTGGCACCAAGGTTGCTCACAACGGCAAGACATGGGAATCCACGGTAGATGGTAACACATGGGAGCCGGGATTGCACGGCTGGAAAGACGTATCCTGA
- a CDS encoding M14 family zinc carboxypeptidase, translating to MKKHILSSLIAILLLAGSAAVASEKPKVEIDAGFPGGNIIVVDIGKDVIQLKQDLRDTKGRWFYWSFRVRGAQGKTLEFQFDDKIISYLGPAISKDGGKTWAWLYNKTGNLPYSDVSSSFKYTFGKDDAEVFFSLSPSYTGKELNAFLEKHKTNPVLKTGTLCKTTKGRNAELFRITGQNPKSGFKVVLTARHHACESMANYALEGIIETILSDTPDGRWLREHADFLIVPFMDKDGVEDGDQGKNRKPHDHNRDYAKEIHPTVRAFKKQVTEWIDGRPAVLFDMHCPSEKGKTLFFFTEAAELNRKISDNVNRYCSILEAERKSPLYYKKSHNRIAKNSKTPALLKCNTWFMTLPETIAAMTLEIPYAFAADIGTTNGVAVTVDHARLFGKDMARSLRALLETQP from the coding sequence GTGAAAAAACATATCCTGTCATCACTCATTGCGATTCTTTTGCTTGCTGGCTCCGCCGCGGTCGCATCCGAAAAACCCAAAGTCGAAATCGATGCCGGCTTTCCGGGTGGCAACATCATCGTCGTCGACATCGGCAAGGACGTCATCCAACTGAAACAAGATTTGCGCGACACCAAGGGCAGATGGTTCTACTGGTCCTTCCGCGTCCGGGGCGCGCAGGGCAAAACGCTGGAGTTCCAGTTCGACGACAAAATCATCAGCTACCTCGGCCCGGCGATCAGCAAGGACGGCGGAAAAACATGGGCATGGCTTTACAACAAAACCGGCAACCTCCCCTACTCCGACGTCTCCTCCTCCTTCAAATACACATTCGGCAAGGATGACGCGGAGGTGTTTTTCAGCCTCAGCCCCAGTTACACCGGGAAGGAACTCAATGCCTTCCTCGAAAAACACAAAACAAACCCCGTGTTGAAAACCGGCACGCTCTGCAAAACAACCAAGGGCAGAAACGCCGAGTTGTTCCGCATCACCGGACAAAACCCAAAGAGCGGCTTCAAAGTTGTCCTCACCGCAAGGCACCACGCCTGCGAGTCGATGGCAAACTATGCCCTCGAAGGCATTATTGAAACCATCCTTTCCGACACGCCCGACGGACGCTGGCTGCGCGAACACGCCGACTTTCTCATCGTGCCCTTCATGGACAAGGACGGCGTCGAGGACGGCGACCAGGGCAAGAATCGCAAACCCCACGATCACAACCGCGACTACGCCAAGGAAATTCACCCAACTGTCCGCGCATTCAAGAAACAAGTCACCGAATGGATCGACGGCCGCCCCGCGGTTCTCTTCGACATGCACTGCCCCAGCGAAAAAGGAAAAACTCTCTTCTTCTTCACCGAGGCTGCCGAATTAAACAGAAAGATTTCGGACAATGTGAACCGCTATTGCTCCATACTTGAGGCGGAAAGAAAAAGCCCGCTCTACTACAAAAAATCCCACAACCGGATAGCCAAAAACTCAAAGACCCCCGCATTGTTGAAATGCAACACATGGTTCATGACCCTCCCCGAAACAATCGCAGCCATGACATTGGAAATACCCTACGCCTTCGCCGCGGACATCGGCACAACAAACGGCGTCGCCGTGACGGTGGACCACGCGCGCCTGTTCGGCAAGGACATGGCAAGGTCTCTTCGCGCCCTCCTGGAAACCCAGCCCTGA
- a CDS encoding baseplate hub protein produces MRKFEKTFELRLAPRSSWGDEENTIVIKPPLMIDFEVKKDGKPSANTGDFTIYNLGESTRKRIHELKEKSREEEEAGIEKWARVQLSIGYGGNNILVFDGDIKATRDSHEKNNTKTIIEAGEGLYAIAWSYSVHDFEPDASMDSLIKTLAADLSLMPDLAHTPEAGAPYIGKFGGQVSTDDGLFSRKLVVFGNTWEQLKKYTNQRCFIDKERLYVIPQKSWNTTKDLSFKISHENGLIGTPQRKGDSVVVNMLFEPQLMVGALAKLDSRTLPGEYVIDAIAHKHNVVKNEESLTTVTLVKKNKFNKETQGGTGSTGQDTSKKDAQDALKNNATDTTSLDLTSLLDLSKRNMFVDLNCHKLGTIVSFDNEDQTASVDINHNGVYGNKPIKYPILKKVPIFVLSGGKASLTMPVAVGDTCLLLFSDRNIDTWFETGEADAIPASPRTHHISDALAIVGFRPKSKKISDYNTSDVELRNNKALIATCQDGLIRMQSETESLHGLLSNVIKCIEGLVVDTKSGKRITPTDDDLTQIKSQLNALLK; encoded by the coding sequence ATGAGAAAATTTGAAAAAACATTTGAACTTCGACTCGCACCGCGGTCTTCATGGGGCGACGAGGAAAATACGATCGTGATCAAGCCGCCCCTCATGATTGATTTTGAAGTCAAAAAAGACGGCAAACCCAGCGCAAATACTGGAGATTTCACCATATATAATTTGGGAGAAAGCACACGAAAACGCATTCATGAATTGAAAGAGAAATCCCGGGAAGAGGAAGAGGCAGGGATTGAAAAGTGGGCACGTGTTCAATTAAGTATTGGATACGGTGGAAATAACATCCTTGTTTTTGATGGTGATATTAAGGCAACCCGAGACAGTCATGAAAAAAATAATACAAAAACTATAATAGAAGCAGGTGAGGGTCTGTATGCCATAGCGTGGAGTTATTCTGTGCATGATTTTGAGCCTGATGCCAGCATGGACAGTCTTATCAAGACTCTCGCGGCCGACCTGAGTCTGATGCCTGATCTGGCTCACACGCCCGAGGCTGGGGCTCCTTATATTGGCAAATTTGGCGGCCAAGTCAGCACTGATGATGGCCTGTTCTCGCGTAAACTTGTGGTTTTCGGCAATACATGGGAACAACTCAAAAAATATACAAATCAGCGCTGCTTTATTGATAAAGAGCGTCTTTATGTCATTCCGCAAAAAAGTTGGAATACAACAAAAGATCTATCGTTCAAAATATCGCATGAAAATGGATTGATTGGCACGCCTCAGAGGAAAGGTGATAGTGTTGTCGTCAATATGCTTTTTGAGCCCCAGCTCATGGTTGGAGCCTTGGCAAAGCTTGATAGTCGCACGCTTCCCGGAGAATATGTCATTGATGCCATTGCCCATAAGCATAATGTTGTCAAAAATGAGGAATCTCTCACGACAGTAACGCTGGTTAAGAAAAATAAATTTAATAAAGAAACACAGGGTGGCACAGGGAGCACCGGGCAAGATACATCCAAGAAAGATGCGCAGGACGCCCTGAAAAACAATGCGACAGATACGACCAGTCTGGACTTAACATCTTTATTGGATCTCTCTAAAAGAAACATGTTTGTCGATCTCAATTGTCACAAGCTCGGCACCATAGTTTCTTTCGATAATGAAGATCAGACGGCTTCTGTTGATATAAATCATAACGGAGTCTATGGCAATAAGCCAATCAAGTATCCTATATTAAAAAAGGTTCCTATTTTTGTTCTTTCTGGTGGCAAAGCATCGCTCACCATGCCGGTAGCGGTAGGTGACACCTGTCTTCTGCTGTTCTCTGACCGCAATATTGATACGTGGTTCGAGACTGGTGAAGCCGATGCTATCCCCGCCTCTCCACGGACGCATCATATTAGCGACGCCCTCGCCATTGTCGGATTTCGGCCTAAGAGCAAAAAAATATCTGATTACAATACTAGTGATGTCGAATTGCGTAACAACAAGGCGCTCATTGCCACGTGCCAGGATGGCCTGATTCGCATGCAAAGCGAAACAGAAAGCCTTCACGGATTATTGTCCAATGTAATTAAATGCATAGAAGGCCTTGTAGTCGACACCAAATCCGGAAAGAGAATTACGCCAACTGATGACGACTTGACTCAAATCAAGTCCCAACTGAACGCGCTGCTAAAATAG